In Chanodichthys erythropterus isolate Z2021 chromosome 9, ASM2448905v1, whole genome shotgun sequence, a genomic segment contains:
- the kdm2ba gene encoding lysine (K)-specific demethylase 2Ba isoform X1: MAMSLSADDEDYDSDTAEQQRLPNRPKPKMAASTATTPAATTSSSTATAVKLPSNRTSSGARRRRTRCRKCEACVRTECGECHFCKDMKKFGGPGRMKQSCIMRQCIAPVLPHTAVCVVCGEAGKEDTLDDEDEKFNAMLMECSICNEIVHPNCLKVKDAAGVVNDELPNCWECPKCNYAGKTGKACKQKRGPGFKYASNLPGSLLREQKAGRDGREEGDQTSTGAASIKRKSEREETPRLKTEDLPSRLPPLLTPSGLPRPRSEVPNFLRKKRKLFDDDEEEEEASAKKKPKKSWRPEESLIPKLSHMKTEEEEDNSDEEEERQEKREPPRRSFKKDYSTVRKEEELEEERREERDSPFRSLKEFNTLRKEEDQEEEKEEDDEEEDEESNGKRGRDSSPALKNHSLSLESDASRCSSPRAGPSSEGSETQEKAPRARARRHRRKPPNRQLSAELSKQLNMEIRRTEHSLANENQQPLKSEPEDSENEEPKRGLRNGTTGNGGGGGGGVERGAGGEGGGERPHLRAREMNGTSWELRHFYPPQITPLGLNRSSPTVRPLPARSPPKCVQMERHVIRPPPICPPPDRLPLADGRNHIAPREAWLAIFGHLSHRELCVCMRVCRTWNRWCCDKRLWTHIDLKRCKSITPLMLSGIIRRQPITLDLSWTNISKKQLSWLINRLPGLRVLLLSGCSWVAVSALCTSSCPLLRTLDLQWVEGLKDPQMRDLLSPPTDNRPGQMDTRSKLRNVTDLRLAGLDITDSSLRLIIKNMPLLSRLDLSYCNHINDQSVNLLTAAGTTTRDSLTDVNLSVCNRVTDQSLSYFKRCGSICRIDLRFCKQVSRQACERFIAEMSVIVPFKLQEDKLLQKLHSTP, translated from the exons ATGGCCATGTCACTGAGCGCCGACGATGAGGATTACGACTCGGACACAGCCGAACAG CAACGGCTACCGAACAGACCCAAGCCTAAAATGGCTGCATCAACAGCAACAACTCCAGCAGCAACCACTTCTTCATCCACTGCTACAGCGGTCAAGCTGCCATCCAATCGAACCTCCTCTGGAGCTCGCCGCAGGCGCACACGATGCCGGAAGTGCGAGGCATGTGTGCGGACGGAATGTGGAGAGTGTCACTTCTGTAAGGACATGAAGAAGTTTGGAGGACCTGGTCGAATGAAGCAGTCTTGCATTATGAGACAATGTATAGCG CCTGTGTTGCCGCACACAGCAGTATGTGTGGTGTGTGGTGAAGCCGGTAAAGAAGACACActtgatgatgaagatgaaaaATTTAACGCCATGCTCATGGAGTGCTCCATCTGCAATGAGATTGTCCACCCAAACTGCCTCAAG GTGAAGGATGCAGCTGGGGTGGTAAATGATGAGCTTCCTAACTGCTGGGAATGTCCAAAATGCAATTATGCTGGGAAAACTGGAAAAG CCTGCAAGCAAAAACGGGGCCCAGGCTTTAAGTACGCATCCAACCTGCCAGGGTCCCTGCTGAGGGAGCAAAAAGCAGGACGTGACGGTAGAGAGGAAGGGGACCAGACATCAACAGGTGCAGCATCCATCaagaggaagagtgagagggaGGAAACTCCCAGACTGAAGACTGAGGATCTACCCTCACGTCTACCCCCACTCTTGACCCCCAGTGGCCTGCCAAGACCACGATCCGAAGTGCCCAACTTCTTGAGGAAGAAGAGGAAGTTATTTGACGATgatgaagaggaagaggaggctAGTGCTAAAAAGAAG CCGAAGAAATCCTGGAGGCCTGAAGAGTCTTTGATTCCCAAACTCTCTCACATGAAAACAGAAGAGGAGGAAGACAACTCTGATGAGGAGGAAGAGAGGCAGGAGAAGCGAGAACCGCCCCGCCGTTCATTTAAGAAAGACTACAGCACAGTGAGAAAAGAGGAAGAGCTTGAAGAAGAGAGACGGGAGGAGAGAGATTCGCCTTTCAGATCCCTAAAGGAGTTTAACACCCTAAGGAAAGAAGAAGaccaagaagaagaaaaagaggaaGACGATGAAGAAGAGGATGAGGAGAGTAATGGCAAACGAGGCAGGGACAGCAGCCCTGCACTGAAGAACCATTCTTTATCGCTTGAAAGTGACGCATCACGGTGCAGCTCCCCAAGGGCAGGGCCGAGCAGCGAAGGCAGTGAGACGCAAGAAAAGGCACCACGCGCTCGGGCGAGGCGACACCGCCGTAAGCCCCCTAACCGCCAGCTCAGTGCAGAACTCAGCAAGCAGCTTAACATGGAGATCCGTCGCACAGAGCATTCACTAGCCAATGAGAACCAGCAGCCACTCAAGAGCGAACCAGAGGACAGCGAGAACGAGGAACCAAAGAGGGGCTTACGGAACGGGACTACTGGGAATGGAGGAGGAGGTGGTGGAGGAGTAGAAAGGGGAGCAGGCGGAGAGGGAGGAGGGGAGCGGCCACACTTACGAGCAAGGGAGATGAATGGAACGTCTTGGGAGCTGCGGCACTTCTACCCTCCTCAGATCACCCCACTTGGTTTGAACCGCAGTTCACCCACAGTCAGACCACTTCCTGCACGTTCCCCTCCCAAGTGTGTTCAGATGGAGCGGCATGTGATCCGGCCACCTCCAATTTGCCCTCCACCTGATAGGCTACCACTAGCTGATGGGCGTAATCACATTGCTCCCAGAGAAGCATGGTTGGCTATCTTCGGTCACTTGAGCCATCGTGAACTTTGTGTGTGCATGCGCGTGTGCCGGACATGGAATCGCTG GTGTTGTGACAAGAGATTATGGACTCATATCGATTTAAAGCGTTGTAAGTCCATCACCCCACTCATGCTGAGTGGAATAATTCGCAGACAGCCCATCACTTTGGACTTGAGCTGGACCAACATCTCCAAGAAGCAATTAAGCTGGCTTATAAACCGATTACCAG GACTGAGGGTGCTTCTCTTATCGGGTTGTTCATGGGTGGCCGTTTCGGCTCTCTGCACATCTAGCTGTCCTCTACTGCGCACTCTAGATCTGCAGTGGGTGGAGGGGCTCAAAGACCCCCAAATGAGGGACCTACTATCCCCTCCGACTGACAACAGACCAG GTCAGATGGACACACGCAGCAAACTACGAAATGTTACTGACCTGCGTCTGGCTGGTTTGGACATCACGGACAGTTCTCTGCGTCtcataattaaaaatatgcCTCTACTCTCCCGTCTGGACTTGAGTTACTGCAACCATATCAATGACCAGTCAGTAAACCTGCTGACTGCTGCAGGGACCACCACTAGAGACTCCCTAACCGATGTCAACCTTTCTG TGTGCAACAGGGTCACAGATCAGTCACTGAGTTACTTCAAACGCTGCGGAAGCATCTGCCGCATTGACCTGCGATTTTGCAAGCAGGTGAGCCGACAGGCATGTGAGCGCTTCATCGCTGAGATGTCCGTCATCGTTCCCTTCAAACTGCAAGAGGATAAACTGCTCCAAAAACTACACAGCACCCCCTAG
- the kdm2ba gene encoding lysine (K)-specific demethylase 2Ba isoform X3 translates to MAASTATTPAATTSSSTATAVKLPSNRTSSGARRRRTRCRKCEACVRTECGECHFCKDMKKFGGPGRMKQSCIMRQCIAPVLPHTAVCVVCGEAGKEDTLDDEDEKFNAMLMECSICNEIVHPNCLKVKDAAGVVNDELPNCWECPKCNYAGKTGKACKQKRGPGFKYASNLPGSLLREQKAGRDGREEGDQTSTGAASIKRKSEREETPRLKTEDLPSRLPPLLTPSGLPRPRSEVPNFLRKKRKLFDDDEEEEEASAKKKPKKSWRPEESLIPKLSHMKTEEEEDNSDEEEERQEKREPPRRSFKKDYSTVRKEEELEEERREERDSPFRSLKEFNTLRKEEDQEEEKEEDDEEEDEESNGKRGRDSSPALKNHSLSLESDASRCSSPRAGPSSEGSETQEKAPRARARRHRRKPPNRQLSAELSKQLNMEIRRTEHSLANENQQPLKSEPEDSENEEPKRGLRNGTTGNGGGGGGGVERGAGGEGGGERPHLRAREMNGTSWELRHFYPPQITPLGLNRSSPTVRPLPARSPPKCVQMERHVIRPPPICPPPDRLPLADGRNHIAPREAWLAIFGHLSHRELCVCMRVCRTWNRWCCDKRLWTHIDLKRCKSITPLMLSGIIRRQPITLDLSWTNISKKQLSWLINRLPGLRVLLLSGCSWVAVSALCTSSCPLLRTLDLQWVEGLKDPQMRDLLSPPTDNRPGQMDTRSKLRNVTDLRLAGLDITDSSLRLIIKNMPLLSRLDLSYCNHINDQSVNLLTAAGTTTRDSLTDVNLSVCNRVTDQSLSYFKRCGSICRIDLRFCKQVSRQACERFIAEMSVIVPFKLQEDKLLQKLHSTP, encoded by the exons ATGGCTGCATCAACAGCAACAACTCCAGCAGCAACCACTTCTTCATCCACTGCTACAGCGGTCAAGCTGCCATCCAATCGAACCTCCTCTGGAGCTCGCCGCAGGCGCACACGATGCCGGAAGTGCGAGGCATGTGTGCGGACGGAATGTGGAGAGTGTCACTTCTGTAAGGACATGAAGAAGTTTGGAGGACCTGGTCGAATGAAGCAGTCTTGCATTATGAGACAATGTATAGCG CCTGTGTTGCCGCACACAGCAGTATGTGTGGTGTGTGGTGAAGCCGGTAAAGAAGACACActtgatgatgaagatgaaaaATTTAACGCCATGCTCATGGAGTGCTCCATCTGCAATGAGATTGTCCACCCAAACTGCCTCAAG GTGAAGGATGCAGCTGGGGTGGTAAATGATGAGCTTCCTAACTGCTGGGAATGTCCAAAATGCAATTATGCTGGGAAAACTGGAAAAG CCTGCAAGCAAAAACGGGGCCCAGGCTTTAAGTACGCATCCAACCTGCCAGGGTCCCTGCTGAGGGAGCAAAAAGCAGGACGTGACGGTAGAGAGGAAGGGGACCAGACATCAACAGGTGCAGCATCCATCaagaggaagagtgagagggaGGAAACTCCCAGACTGAAGACTGAGGATCTACCCTCACGTCTACCCCCACTCTTGACCCCCAGTGGCCTGCCAAGACCACGATCCGAAGTGCCCAACTTCTTGAGGAAGAAGAGGAAGTTATTTGACGATgatgaagaggaagaggaggctAGTGCTAAAAAGAAG CCGAAGAAATCCTGGAGGCCTGAAGAGTCTTTGATTCCCAAACTCTCTCACATGAAAACAGAAGAGGAGGAAGACAACTCTGATGAGGAGGAAGAGAGGCAGGAGAAGCGAGAACCGCCCCGCCGTTCATTTAAGAAAGACTACAGCACAGTGAGAAAAGAGGAAGAGCTTGAAGAAGAGAGACGGGAGGAGAGAGATTCGCCTTTCAGATCCCTAAAGGAGTTTAACACCCTAAGGAAAGAAGAAGaccaagaagaagaaaaagaggaaGACGATGAAGAAGAGGATGAGGAGAGTAATGGCAAACGAGGCAGGGACAGCAGCCCTGCACTGAAGAACCATTCTTTATCGCTTGAAAGTGACGCATCACGGTGCAGCTCCCCAAGGGCAGGGCCGAGCAGCGAAGGCAGTGAGACGCAAGAAAAGGCACCACGCGCTCGGGCGAGGCGACACCGCCGTAAGCCCCCTAACCGCCAGCTCAGTGCAGAACTCAGCAAGCAGCTTAACATGGAGATCCGTCGCACAGAGCATTCACTAGCCAATGAGAACCAGCAGCCACTCAAGAGCGAACCAGAGGACAGCGAGAACGAGGAACCAAAGAGGGGCTTACGGAACGGGACTACTGGGAATGGAGGAGGAGGTGGTGGAGGAGTAGAAAGGGGAGCAGGCGGAGAGGGAGGAGGGGAGCGGCCACACTTACGAGCAAGGGAGATGAATGGAACGTCTTGGGAGCTGCGGCACTTCTACCCTCCTCAGATCACCCCACTTGGTTTGAACCGCAGTTCACCCACAGTCAGACCACTTCCTGCACGTTCCCCTCCCAAGTGTGTTCAGATGGAGCGGCATGTGATCCGGCCACCTCCAATTTGCCCTCCACCTGATAGGCTACCACTAGCTGATGGGCGTAATCACATTGCTCCCAGAGAAGCATGGTTGGCTATCTTCGGTCACTTGAGCCATCGTGAACTTTGTGTGTGCATGCGCGTGTGCCGGACATGGAATCGCTG GTGTTGTGACAAGAGATTATGGACTCATATCGATTTAAAGCGTTGTAAGTCCATCACCCCACTCATGCTGAGTGGAATAATTCGCAGACAGCCCATCACTTTGGACTTGAGCTGGACCAACATCTCCAAGAAGCAATTAAGCTGGCTTATAAACCGATTACCAG GACTGAGGGTGCTTCTCTTATCGGGTTGTTCATGGGTGGCCGTTTCGGCTCTCTGCACATCTAGCTGTCCTCTACTGCGCACTCTAGATCTGCAGTGGGTGGAGGGGCTCAAAGACCCCCAAATGAGGGACCTACTATCCCCTCCGACTGACAACAGACCAG GTCAGATGGACACACGCAGCAAACTACGAAATGTTACTGACCTGCGTCTGGCTGGTTTGGACATCACGGACAGTTCTCTGCGTCtcataattaaaaatatgcCTCTACTCTCCCGTCTGGACTTGAGTTACTGCAACCATATCAATGACCAGTCAGTAAACCTGCTGACTGCTGCAGGGACCACCACTAGAGACTCCCTAACCGATGTCAACCTTTCTG TGTGCAACAGGGTCACAGATCAGTCACTGAGTTACTTCAAACGCTGCGGAAGCATCTGCCGCATTGACCTGCGATTTTGCAAGCAGGTGAGCCGACAGGCATGTGAGCGCTTCATCGCTGAGATGTCCGTCATCGTTCCCTTCAAACTGCAAGAGGATAAACTGCTCCAAAAACTACACAGCACCCCCTAG
- the kdm2ba gene encoding lysine (K)-specific demethylase 2Ba isoform X2, with product MAMSLSADDEDYDSDTAEQQRLPNRPKPKMAASTATTPAATTSSSTATAVKLPSNRTSSGARRRRTRCRKCEACVRTECGECHFCKDMKKFGGPGRMKQSCIMRQCIAPVLPHTAVCVVCGEAGKEDTLDDEDEKFNAMLMECSICNEIVHPNCLKVKDAAGVVNDELPNCWECPKCNYAGKTGKQKRGPGFKYASNLPGSLLREQKAGRDGREEGDQTSTGAASIKRKSEREETPRLKTEDLPSRLPPLLTPSGLPRPRSEVPNFLRKKRKLFDDDEEEEEASAKKKPKKSWRPEESLIPKLSHMKTEEEEDNSDEEEERQEKREPPRRSFKKDYSTVRKEEELEEERREERDSPFRSLKEFNTLRKEEDQEEEKEEDDEEEDEESNGKRGRDSSPALKNHSLSLESDASRCSSPRAGPSSEGSETQEKAPRARARRHRRKPPNRQLSAELSKQLNMEIRRTEHSLANENQQPLKSEPEDSENEEPKRGLRNGTTGNGGGGGGGVERGAGGEGGGERPHLRAREMNGTSWELRHFYPPQITPLGLNRSSPTVRPLPARSPPKCVQMERHVIRPPPICPPPDRLPLADGRNHIAPREAWLAIFGHLSHRELCVCMRVCRTWNRWCCDKRLWTHIDLKRCKSITPLMLSGIIRRQPITLDLSWTNISKKQLSWLINRLPGLRVLLLSGCSWVAVSALCTSSCPLLRTLDLQWVEGLKDPQMRDLLSPPTDNRPGQMDTRSKLRNVTDLRLAGLDITDSSLRLIIKNMPLLSRLDLSYCNHINDQSVNLLTAAGTTTRDSLTDVNLSVCNRVTDQSLSYFKRCGSICRIDLRFCKQVSRQACERFIAEMSVIVPFKLQEDKLLQKLHSTP from the exons ATGGCCATGTCACTGAGCGCCGACGATGAGGATTACGACTCGGACACAGCCGAACAG CAACGGCTACCGAACAGACCCAAGCCTAAAATGGCTGCATCAACAGCAACAACTCCAGCAGCAACCACTTCTTCATCCACTGCTACAGCGGTCAAGCTGCCATCCAATCGAACCTCCTCTGGAGCTCGCCGCAGGCGCACACGATGCCGGAAGTGCGAGGCATGTGTGCGGACGGAATGTGGAGAGTGTCACTTCTGTAAGGACATGAAGAAGTTTGGAGGACCTGGTCGAATGAAGCAGTCTTGCATTATGAGACAATGTATAGCG CCTGTGTTGCCGCACACAGCAGTATGTGTGGTGTGTGGTGAAGCCGGTAAAGAAGACACActtgatgatgaagatgaaaaATTTAACGCCATGCTCATGGAGTGCTCCATCTGCAATGAGATTGTCCACCCAAACTGCCTCAAG GTGAAGGATGCAGCTGGGGTGGTAAATGATGAGCTTCCTAACTGCTGGGAATGTCCAAAATGCAATTATGCTGGGAAAACTGGAAAA CAAAAACGGGGCCCAGGCTTTAAGTACGCATCCAACCTGCCAGGGTCCCTGCTGAGGGAGCAAAAAGCAGGACGTGACGGTAGAGAGGAAGGGGACCAGACATCAACAGGTGCAGCATCCATCaagaggaagagtgagagggaGGAAACTCCCAGACTGAAGACTGAGGATCTACCCTCACGTCTACCCCCACTCTTGACCCCCAGTGGCCTGCCAAGACCACGATCCGAAGTGCCCAACTTCTTGAGGAAGAAGAGGAAGTTATTTGACGATgatgaagaggaagaggaggctAGTGCTAAAAAGAAG CCGAAGAAATCCTGGAGGCCTGAAGAGTCTTTGATTCCCAAACTCTCTCACATGAAAACAGAAGAGGAGGAAGACAACTCTGATGAGGAGGAAGAGAGGCAGGAGAAGCGAGAACCGCCCCGCCGTTCATTTAAGAAAGACTACAGCACAGTGAGAAAAGAGGAAGAGCTTGAAGAAGAGAGACGGGAGGAGAGAGATTCGCCTTTCAGATCCCTAAAGGAGTTTAACACCCTAAGGAAAGAAGAAGaccaagaagaagaaaaagaggaaGACGATGAAGAAGAGGATGAGGAGAGTAATGGCAAACGAGGCAGGGACAGCAGCCCTGCACTGAAGAACCATTCTTTATCGCTTGAAAGTGACGCATCACGGTGCAGCTCCCCAAGGGCAGGGCCGAGCAGCGAAGGCAGTGAGACGCAAGAAAAGGCACCACGCGCTCGGGCGAGGCGACACCGCCGTAAGCCCCCTAACCGCCAGCTCAGTGCAGAACTCAGCAAGCAGCTTAACATGGAGATCCGTCGCACAGAGCATTCACTAGCCAATGAGAACCAGCAGCCACTCAAGAGCGAACCAGAGGACAGCGAGAACGAGGAACCAAAGAGGGGCTTACGGAACGGGACTACTGGGAATGGAGGAGGAGGTGGTGGAGGAGTAGAAAGGGGAGCAGGCGGAGAGGGAGGAGGGGAGCGGCCACACTTACGAGCAAGGGAGATGAATGGAACGTCTTGGGAGCTGCGGCACTTCTACCCTCCTCAGATCACCCCACTTGGTTTGAACCGCAGTTCACCCACAGTCAGACCACTTCCTGCACGTTCCCCTCCCAAGTGTGTTCAGATGGAGCGGCATGTGATCCGGCCACCTCCAATTTGCCCTCCACCTGATAGGCTACCACTAGCTGATGGGCGTAATCACATTGCTCCCAGAGAAGCATGGTTGGCTATCTTCGGTCACTTGAGCCATCGTGAACTTTGTGTGTGCATGCGCGTGTGCCGGACATGGAATCGCTG GTGTTGTGACAAGAGATTATGGACTCATATCGATTTAAAGCGTTGTAAGTCCATCACCCCACTCATGCTGAGTGGAATAATTCGCAGACAGCCCATCACTTTGGACTTGAGCTGGACCAACATCTCCAAGAAGCAATTAAGCTGGCTTATAAACCGATTACCAG GACTGAGGGTGCTTCTCTTATCGGGTTGTTCATGGGTGGCCGTTTCGGCTCTCTGCACATCTAGCTGTCCTCTACTGCGCACTCTAGATCTGCAGTGGGTGGAGGGGCTCAAAGACCCCCAAATGAGGGACCTACTATCCCCTCCGACTGACAACAGACCAG GTCAGATGGACACACGCAGCAAACTACGAAATGTTACTGACCTGCGTCTGGCTGGTTTGGACATCACGGACAGTTCTCTGCGTCtcataattaaaaatatgcCTCTACTCTCCCGTCTGGACTTGAGTTACTGCAACCATATCAATGACCAGTCAGTAAACCTGCTGACTGCTGCAGGGACCACCACTAGAGACTCCCTAACCGATGTCAACCTTTCTG TGTGCAACAGGGTCACAGATCAGTCACTGAGTTACTTCAAACGCTGCGGAAGCATCTGCCGCATTGACCTGCGATTTTGCAAGCAGGTGAGCCGACAGGCATGTGAGCGCTTCATCGCTGAGATGTCCGTCATCGTTCCCTTCAAACTGCAAGAGGATAAACTGCTCCAAAAACTACACAGCACCCCCTAG